From Strix uralensis isolate ZFMK-TIS-50842 chromosome 1, bStrUra1, whole genome shotgun sequence, a single genomic window includes:
- the PTP4A3 gene encoding protein tyrosine phosphatase type IVA 3, whose product MARMNRPAPVEVCYKNMRFLITHNPTNATLSTFLEDLKKYGATTVVRVCEVTYDKTPLEKDGITVMDWPFDDGAPPPSKIVEDWLNLLKTKFCEDPGCCVAVHCVAGLGRAPVLVALALIESGMKYEDAIQFIRQKRRGAINSKQLTYLEKYRPKQRLRFKDPHNHKNKCCIM is encoded by the exons ATGGCCCGGATGAACCGCCCTGCGCCGGTGGAGGTCTGCTACAAAAACATGAGGTTCCTGATCACCCACAACCCCACCAATGCCACGCTCAGTACTTTCTTGGAG gACCTGAAGAAATATGGTGCCACCACGGTTGTGCGAGTGTGCGAAGTGACATATGACAAGACCCCCCTGGAGAAGGACGGCATCACTGTCATG GATTGGCCGTTCGATGATGGAGCGCCTCCTCCCAGCAAGATAGTGGAAGATTGGCTCAACTTGTTGAAGACCAAGTTCTGCGAAGATCCCGGCTGCTGCGTGGCCGTGCACTGCGTGGCTGGCCTGGGGCG CGCTCCCGTCCTCGTCGCACTGGCCTTGATTGAGAGCGGGATGAAGTACGAAGACGCCATCCAGTTCATACGACA GAAGCGTAGAGGAGCCATCAACAGCAAGCAGCTGACGTACTTGGAAAAATACCGACCAAAGCAGAGACTCCGTTTTAAGGACCCTCATAACCACAAGAACAAATGCTGCATCATGTAA